In Apium graveolens cultivar Ventura chromosome 10, ASM990537v1, whole genome shotgun sequence, the following are encoded in one genomic region:
- the LOC141693181 gene encoding uncharacterized protein LOC141693181 produces the protein MVKGIATASLFSALGSSLSVPYVYADGPLNFPPFNTSPAPAVSSPEKLPESEEKPAPPRVRNDHPRTTSAGFDPEALERGAKALKEIDSSTSAKQVFESMKKQEETKQKALTAKQAEYKAMQAQAETERQKVIYEEQKKLAQQQAQIKSQMARYEDELARKRMQAENEHHRTRNEELVKMQEESSIRQEQARRATEEQIQAQRLQTEREKAEIERETIRVRAMAEAEGRAHEAKLAEDVNRRMLVERASAERDKWVAAINTTFDQIGGGLRAILTDQNKLVVAVGGVTALAAGIYTTREGAKVIWSYVDRILGQPSLVRESTIGKFPWSGSSRRFSTLLRGGNSASTSKNGNGFGDVVLHPSLQKRIQQLASSTANTKAHQAPFRNMLFFGPPGTGKTMAARELARKSGLDYALMTGGDVAPLGSQAVTKIHQLFDWAKKSNRGLLLFIDEADAFLCERNKTYMSEAQRSALNALLFRTGDQSKDIVLALATNRPGDLDSAVADRIDEVLEFPLPGEEERFKLIKLYLEKYIAQAGGRKRGLFSNLFRKEQQKIEINNLTDDILKEAAAKTDGFSGREIAKLMAGVQAAVYGSEKCVLDPNLFREVIDYKVVEHQQRKNMAVKSA, from the exons ATGGTGAAAGGCATTGCAACAGCAAGCTTATTCTCAGCCCTAGGCTCATCACTTAGTGTGCCCTATGTCTATGCTGATGGTCCTCTGAATTTCCCTCCATTTAACACTTCGCCGGCGCCGGCAGTTTCTTCGCCGGAAAAGTTGCCGGAAAGTGAGGAGAAGCCGGCTCCTCCGCGTGTTCGGAATGATCATCCGCGGACAACGTCGGCTGGTTTCGATCCCGAGGCGTTGGAGAGAGGCGCTAAGGCTTTGAAAGAGATTGATAGCTCTACTAGTGCCAAACAG GTGTTTGAGTCGATGAAGAAGCAAGAAGAAACAAAGCAGAAAGCACTAACTGCTAAACAAGCTGAATATAAGGCAATGCAAGCTCAGGCTGAAACT GAGAGGCAAAAGGTGATATATGAGGAGCAGAAAAAGTTAGCTCAGCAGCAGGCTCAGATAAAGTCCCAGATGGCACGCTATGAGGATGAATTGGCGAGAAAGAGGATGCAG GCCGAAAATGAGCATCACAGAACAAGAAATGAAGAGCTTGttaaaatgcaagaagaatcatcTATCAGGCAAGAACAAGCTAGACGAGCGACGGAGGAACAGATTCAGGCACAAAGACTACAAACAGAGAGGGAAAAGGCTGAGATAGAGAGGGAAACAATCAGGGTAAGGGCTATGGCAGAAGCAGAAGGAAGAGCTCATGAAGCAAAGCTAGCTGAAGATGTTAATCGGAGAATGCTAGTGGAACGGGCAAGTGCGGAAAGAGATAAGTGGGTTGCTGCTATTAATACAACTTTTGATCAAATTGGAG GGGGTTTACGAGCCATATTGACTGATCAAAACAAGTTAGTTGTAGCTGTTGGGGGTGTGACAGCCCTTGCAGCAGGGATCTATACAACAAG AGAAGGGGCAAAGGTTATTTGGAGTTATGTGGACAGAATATTAGGACAACCATCACTGGTTAGAGAGTCTACCATCGGAAAATTCCCTTGGTCAGGCTCCTCACGTCGCTTTAGCACCCTCTTACGTGGAGGTAATAGTGCTTCTACTTCAAAAAATGGAAATGGTTTTGGGGATGTCGTATTACATCCCTCTCTTCAGAAAAGAATTCAGCAGTTAGCAAGTTCGACAGCCAATACAAAAGCCCATCAGGCACCATTTCGAAATATGCTCTTTTTTGGTCCTCCTGGAACAGGAAAGACAATGGCTGCAAGAGAGCTAGCTCGCAAATCG GGGCTTGATTATGCATTGATGACAGGTGGAGATGTTGCGCCACTTGGTTCTCAAGCTGTTACGAAGATACACCAGCTGTTTGATTGGGCAAAAAAGTCTAACAGAGGGTTATTACTCTTTATTGACGAAGCAGATGCATTTTTGTGCGA GAGGAATAAAACCTACATGAGTGAAGCTCAGAGAAGTGCACTCAATGCCCTCCTTTTCCGCACAGGTGATCAGTCAAAAGACATAGTTCTTGCACTGGCGACAAACCGTCCTGGCGATCTTGATTCAGCAGTTGCTGATCGTATTGATGAAGTCCTAGAATTTCCTTTGCCTGGGGAAGAAGAAAGATTTAAGCTTATCAAACTTTATTTGGAGAAGTACATTGCACAAGCTGGGGGGAGAAAGCGGGGATTGTTCTCTAATTTGTTCAGAAAGGAACAGCAGAAGATAGAAATAAATAACTTGACAGACGATATTTTGAAGGAAGCAGCAGCAAAAACAGACGGATTTTCAGGAAGAGAAATAGCGAAGCTGATGGCTGGTGTTCAGGCTGCTGTTTACGGAAGTGAGAAATGTGTGCTTGACCCAAATCTCTTCCGTGAAGTCATAGATTATAAAGTTGTAGAGCATCAGCAGAGAAAGAATATGGCAGTGAAAAGTGCATGA
- the LOC141692995 gene encoding cellulose synthase-like protein D3 → MASKSFKASRLSMSSAADESNSQQMNPTVTFGRRTSSGRYVSYSRDDLDSELGSDRFTNYTVHIPPTPDNQPMDAIQQKVEEQYVSSSLFTGGFNSVTRAHLMDKVIESESNHPQMAGSKGSSCAVPGCDAKVMSDERGVDILPCECDFKICRDCYLDAVKSGDSNCPGCKEQYKVTDINEVVDNGRPLPLPPPRTMSKMERRLSLMKSTKSQLVRSQTGDFDHNRWLFETSGTYGYGNAIWPKEGGGFVNGKGDQVAEPSDLVSKPWRPLTRKLKIPAAILSPYRLLVLIRMVVLGLFLQWRIAHPNNDAIWLWGMSIVCELWFAFSWVLDQLPKLCPINRSTDLKVLEEKFETSSPNNPTGKSDLPGIDIFVSTADPEKEPPLVTANTILSILAADYPVEKLACYVSDDGGALLTFEAMAEAASFANMWVPFCRKHGIEPRNPESYFSLKRDPYKNKLRTDFVKDRRRVKREYDEFKVRINGLPDSIRRRSDAYHAREEIKAMKQQRQKRDDEVVESIKIPKATWMADGTHWPGTWLTSSAEHGRGDHAGIIQVMLKPPSDEPLQGTADDVGIFDLTEVDIRLPMLVYVSREKRPGYDHNKKAGAMNALVRASAIMSNGPFILNLDCDHYIYNSQAMKEGMCFMMDRGGDRICYVQFPQRFEGIDPSDRYANHNTVFFDGNMRALDGLQGPVYVGTGCLFRRIALYGFDPPRAKEHSPGCCSCCFGRKKRASNTSEENRALRMGDSDDDDMNLSLAPKQFGNSTFLIDSIPVAEFQGRPLADHPAVKNGRPPGALTIPRELLDASTVAEAISVISCWYEDKTEWGERVGWIYGSVTEDVVTGYRMHNRGWRSIYCVTKRDAFRGTAPINLTDRLHQVLRWATGSVEIFFSRNNALLASPKMKFLQRIAYLNVGIYPFTSIFLIVYCFLPALSLFSGQFIVQTLNVTFLVYLLCITVTLCLLAILEVKWSGIELEEWWRNEQFWLIGGTSAHLAAVLQGLLKVVAGIEISFTLTSKSSGDDEDDDFADLYLVKWTALMIPPITIMMTNLIAIAVGISRTIYSTIPQWSRLLGGVFFSIWVLAHLYPFAKGLMGRRGRTPTIVFVWSGLIAITISLLWVAINPPDGANEIGGSFQFP, encoded by the exons ATGGCGTCGAAATCGTTTAAGGCGAGCCGGTTATCTATGTCATCAGCTGCGGATGAGTCCAATTCACAGCAGATGAATCCTACTGTGACATTTGGAAGGAGAACTTCATCGGGACGCTATGTTAGCTATTCACGGGATGATCTTGATAGTGAACTTGGTAGTGATAGGTTCACGAACTATACTGTACACATACCACCAACTCCAGACAATCAACCGATGGATGCTATTCAACAGAAAGTTGAGGAGCAGTATGTTTCGAGTTCACTTTTTACTGGTGGATTTAATAGTGTGACACGAGCTCATCTTATGGACAAGGTGATTGAATCAGAATCAAACCATCCTCAGATGGCTGGTTCAAAAGGATCTTCGTGTGCTGTTCCGGGGTGTGATGCTAAGGTAATGAGTGATGAACGAGGAGTGGATATTCTTCCTTGTGAATGTGATTTTAAGATATGTAGGGACTGTTATTTGGATGCGGTAAAAAGTGGAGATAGCAATTGTCCGGGGTGCAAGGAGCAGTATAAGGTCACTGATATAAACGAGGTTGTGGACAATGGACGGCCACTTCCTCTCCCACCTCCCCGGACAATGTCGAAAATGGAAAGGAGATTGTCACTGATGAAATCAACCAAGTCCCAGTTAGTAAGGAGTCAGACAGGAGATTTTGATCACAATAGGTGGCTCTTTGAAACAAGTGGCACCTATGGGTATGGAAATGCCATATGGCCTAAGGAAGGGGGAGGGTTTGTTAATGGAAAGGGTGACCAGGTAGCCGAACCTTCAGACTTGGTTAGTAAACCATGGAGGCCTCTGACTCGCAAATTAAAAATTCCAGCTGCTATTCTCAGTCCATATCG CCTTTTGGTTTTGATTCGGATGGTTGTTCTTGGATTATTCTTGCAATGGAGGATTGCCCACCCAAACAATGACGCAATCTGGCTTTGGGGGATGTCCATAGTATGTGAATTATGGTTTGCTTTCTCATGGGTTCTTGATCAGTTGCCAAAGCTCTGCCCCATAAATCGTTCCACAGACCTTAAAGTCTTGGAAGAGAAGTTTGAAACATCCAGCCCAAATAATCCCACTGGAAAATCGGATCTTCCAGGAATTGATATCTTTGTCTCCACTGCAGATCCTGAAAAAGAACCACCTCTTGTCACTGCAAACACCATATTGTCTATTTTAGCTGCTGATTATCCAGTTGAAAAACTTGCATGCTATGTTTCTGATGATGGGGGTGCACTATTGACTTTTGAAGCCATGGCAGAAGCTGCAAGTTTTGCGAACATGTGGGTACCTTTTTGTCGAAAACATGGAATTGAGCCTAGAAACCCTGAATCTTACTTCAGTTTGAAAAGGGATCCATACAAAAATAAGCTGCGGACTGATTTTGTCAAGGATCGTAGAAGGGTAAAACGTGAGTATGATGAATTTAAGGTCCGCATCAATGGATTGCCAGATTCTATCCGCCGCAGGTCTGATGCCTATCATGCCCGGGAAGAAATTAAGGCTATGAAGCAACAGAGACAGAAGAGGGATGACGAGGTTGTGGAAAGTATCAAGATTCCAAAAGCTACATGGATGGCAGATGGAACCCATTGGCCAGGGACATGGTTAACCTCTTCAGCTGAACATGGTAGAGGTGATCATGCTGGTATAATACAG GTGATGTTGAAACCCCCAAGTGATGAGCCATTACAGGGCACAGCTGATGATGTTGGGATATTTGACCTGACTGAAGTTGATATCCGTCTTCCCATGCTTGTTTATGTTTCTCGTGAGAAACGGCCCGGCTATGATCATAACAAGAAAGCAGGAGCTATGAATGCCCTAGTTCGAGCCTCTGCAATCATGTCAAATGGCCCCTTCATCCTCAATCTTGATTGTGACCACTACATCTATAACTCCCAAGCTATGAAGGAAGGCATGTGTTTCATGATGGATAGAGGCGGGGATCGAATTTGTTATGTGCAGTTCCCCCAGAGATTTGAGGGCATTGATCCATCTGATCGTTATGCCAATCATAATACTGTTTTCTTTGATGGCAACATGCGGGCACTTGATGGACTACAAGGTCCAGTCTATGTTGGAACTGGGTGTCTCTTCCGAAGAATTGCTCTTTATGGCTTTGATCCACCTCGTGCAAAGGAACACAGCCCTGGTTGTTGTAGCTGCTGTTTTGGCCGTAAAAAGCGTGCCTCTAATACCTCAGAAGAGAATCGAGCTCTAAGGATGGGTGACTCAGATGACGATGACATGAATCTCTCCTTAGCTCCTAAGCAGTTTGGAAACTCTACTTTTCTCATCGATTCTATCCCAGTAGCAGAATTCCAAGGTCGCCCCCTTGCAGATCATCCTGCTGTGAAGAATGGACGGCCACCTGGTGCTCTTACCATTCCCCGTGAGCTTCTTGATGCATCCACTGTTGCAGAAGCCATCAGTGTCATTTCCTGCTGGTATGAGGATAAAACTGAGTGGGGAGAGCGTGTAGGATGGATTTATGGGTCTGTTACAGAAGATGTTGTCACAGGGTATAGAATGCACAACAGGGGTTGGAGATCAATTTACTGTGTGACCAAAAGGGATGCTTTCCGTGGGACTGCCCCGATTAATTTGACAGATAGGCTACATCAGGTTCTTCGTTGGGCCACCGGTTCAGTTGAGATATTTTTCTCTCGAAACAATGCTCTCCTAGCCAGCCCTAAGATGAAGTTTTTACAAAGAATTGCATACCTCAATGTTGGAATCTACCCATTCACCTCCATTTTCCTTATTGTCTATTGTTTTCTTCCTGCACTTTCGCTTTTCTCAGGCCAGTTTATTGTTCAAACCCTCAATGTCACTTTCCTCGTCTACCTCTTATGCATTACTGTTACTCTATGTTTGCTCGCCATTCTCGAGGTGAAGTGGTCTGGCATTGAACTCGAAGAGTGGTGGAGGAATGAACAGTTTTGGTTGATTGGAGGAACTAGTGCCCATTTGGCTGCTGTCCTTCAAGGCCTGCTCAAAGTTGTTGCTGGAATCGAAATATCCTTTACATTGACATCAAAATCTTCTGGCGATGATGAAGACGACGACTTTGCTGATCTCTATTTAGTCAAATGGACGGCTCTCATGATTCCTCCTATCACAATCATGATGACTAATTTAATCGCCATAGCTGTCGGGATCAGCAGAACAATATATAGCACCATACCACAATGGAGTCGCCTACTAGGCGGGGTTTTCTTCAGTATCTGGGTGTTGGCACATCTTTATCCTTTCGCTAAAGGACTAATGGGGCGAAGGGGAAGAACACCCACTATTGTTTTCGTTTGGTCAGGGCTTATCGCTATCACCATCTCCCTTCTTTGGGTGGCAATCAATCCTCCAGACGGAGCTAATGAGATTGGAGGCTCATTCCAGTTTCCGTAA